Within the Pseudomonas oryzae genome, the region GCCTGGGCCTGATCGCCACCGCCCAGGCCGCGGAACCGGTGGATCACTCGAGCCATGCCGGCCATGAAACGCCCGCCCCGGCACCCGCCGCGACCGACGAGCACGGTGCCCACCACCCGCAACCTGCGGCAGCCGCCCCGGCGCCGGCTCCCAGCCAGGGCATGCCGATGATGGATCACGGCGGCATGAGCCACGAGCAGATGATGCAGATGCACCAACAGCACATGCAGCAGATGCAGGGCCAGCAGATGGACCACGGTGGCATGAGCCATGAGCAGATGATGCAGATGCATCAGCAGCACATGCAGGCCCAGCCGCAGACGACTCCGCAGGCGGACCATCAAGCCCACCACCCGGCCGGCTACCCGGCGGCCCCGGTTCCGCCGCTCACCGACGCCGATCGCGCCGCCGCCTTCCCCGACCTGCCGCCGCATGCCATGCACCAGGGCGGCATCAACTACCTGTTCGTCGCCGACCAGCTGGAGTGGCAGGACGCCGACGAGGGCAGCGCGCTGAGCTGGGACCTGAACGGCTGGGTCGGCGGCAACATCGACCGCCTGGCCTTCCGCTCCGAAGGCGAGCGGGTCAACGGTCATACCGAGGAGGCCGAGCTGCAATTGCTGTGGAGCCACGCCATCGGTCCCTGGTGGGAAAGCGTCGCCGGCGTGCGCCAGGACTTCAAGCCGGGCTCGCCGCAGACCTGGGCCGCCTTCGGTGTGCAGGGCATGCCGCTGTATGGCCTGGAAACCGAAGCCACCGCCTTCCTCGGCGAAGCCGGCCAGAGCGCCCTGCGCCTGGGCGCCGAATACGACATCCTGCTGACCAACCGGCTGATCCTGCAGCCGGCGGCCGAGATGAACCTGTACGGGCGCAACGACGAAGAACGCGGCGTCGGCTCGGGCTTCAGCGATCTCGAGCTGGGCCTGCGCCTGCGCTACGAGATCCGCCGCGAGTTCGCCCCCTACATCGGCGTGAACTGGACGCGCGCCTACGGCAATACCGCCGACCTGCTGCGCGAAGAAGACGAGGATGTCAGCGAGGCCCGCCTCGTCGCCGGCGTGCGCTTCTGGTTCTGAGACAGATAGATGAAAAGAACAATAACCACCCTGACGCTGGCCAGCCTTGCGGCATCTGTCGTCGGTGCCGGCGTCATCTGGTCGGGCCTGATCAACGTGGGTGCCGACGATCCGCATCTGGAAAGCGTACACGCCCTGCTGAGCGCCGCCCGCGAACGCTCGATCGCCGTGCGCGCCGCCGGCATCCCCGTGCCGGACCTGAACGATCCCGAGCTGATCCGCCGCGGCGCCGGCAACTACCACTCGATGTGCATCGGCTGCCACCTGGCACCGGGCATGGCGGCGACCGAGCTGAGCCAGAACCTCTATCCGGCGCCACCCAATCTGGCGCAGATCGGCGCCAACGGCAGTCCCTCAACGGCCTTCTGGATCATCAAGCACGGCATCAAGGCCACCGGCATGCCGGCCTGGGGCAAGAGCATGGGCGACGAGCATATCTGGGGCATGGTCGCCTTCCTGCAGCGGCTGCCGAACCTCGATGCCACGCAGTATCGCCAGCTGGTCGCCGCCAGCGATGGCCACTCCCACGGCGGCGGGGAAACCGACATGCACGACCACAGCCAGCAGCACGGTCAGACTGCGGCGGGCGATGCCCTGCAGCCCCCGGCGGCGTCACACCACGGCGGCGAGCATGCCCACGGTCACTCGGGTGAAGTCTCCAAGGCCGCCGGGCCGAAGCAGGAGAACAAGTCGGTCCACATCCATGCCGACGGCAAGGAGCACGTGCATCACTGACGGCGTCAGGGAAAGCGCACCAACATGGCAGGAGCCCGCGTGCTGGCGATCCGGCTCGTCCAAGAGCATCGCCAGCACGCTGCCCCCTACGCAAGGCAATCCGTGCTCCGGCCCGGATGCCGGCCCGGCGGGGGGACAAAGCTGGTAGACTGTCGCGGTTTTTTCAGCCCGAGTCGCGAGTAACGCCAGTGGAACTGTTCAAGGAATTTACCTTCGAAGCCGCCCATCTCCTGCCCCACGTGCCGCAAGGGCACAAGTGCGGGCGCCTGCATGGCCATTCGTTCCGCGTGGCGATCTACATCGAGGGCGAGGTCGACCCCTATACCGGCTGGATCCGCGACTTCAGCGAAATCAAGGCGATCTTCAAGCCGATCTACGATCGTCTGGACCACTACTACCTGAACGACATCCCCGGCCTGGAGAATCCGACCAGCGAGAACCTGGCCAAGTGGATCTGGCAGCAGCTCAAGCCGCTGCTGCCCGAACTGTCGCGGGTGCGGGTGCATGAGACCTGCACCAGCGGCTGCGAATATCGCGGCGACTGAGCCGCAAGGCAGCCCCCCCGCTCTCCCGAACGCGCCGGCACTGACCGGCGCGTCGCATTCAGGCCATCGGCGCCTTTTCACGATCTCGCAAGCCAAGACCGGTCTGGCGTCGGACGGACCCGCGAATCTATCGAGGGCGCGGAGTTCAACCGCCGCAAGTCGCACCCGAATCCGCGCTCTACGCCGCATGGGCGACGCACAGCAGCACTGTGTACAGGCTCTCAGCTCAGGCGCATCCAGTACTTGCCGCCTTTGTAGCCGACGATCATCCCGTCGCGGGTGATGTGCAGCACCTTCAACTCAGCATTGATCGCATCGCCCTCGCGCAGAGTACGCCCGCCCGTCTTGACGAAGCGCAGCTTGGGGTCCCTGGCGTAGATGTGCACGTTGAACGGCATCTCGCGTAGCTGCTGCTGGACCTGTGCCGGCAACTGCTTCCAGTGCTCCACTGCACCGTACTCGGCGAGCTGCGGGCCAGGTGCGGGTACGGCCTGGGGAACAGACAAGGCCGGCACCAGCGGCTGCGGTTTGGGTGCCGGCGCGGCAACCGGCGGGCGCTCCACCGGTAGCTCGAGCTTCTGCACGATCGGCGGTGGGCCGTCCGGCGCAGCGGCGGGTGTCGGCGGTGACGCCGGCTTGGGCTCGTCGACGCTGACCCGCACCCCGGCCAGCTGCTGCAAGGCGGCCAGCCCCGGAGCCTGCGACTCGACCGGCGCCGCAGCCTGGGCGAGTGCAGGGGCGGCCGGTTCGGGAGCTGCGGATGGCAGGCCAGGCGCCCCAGCCTGAGCCGTGCTGGCGACCGACTCCGTGGCCGTCGCCGCAGGCGGCTGGACTGCGGTCTGCGGCGCAGCGGTGGGCGCAGTGCCTGGCGGAGCGGCGACTGGCGCCGACTGCTCGGCCAGCGGCGGCGCCAGCTGCGGGTCCACAACCGGCGGGGCCAGCCAGCGCTGCCAGCCCAGCACGGCCAGCACCGCGAGCAGCAGCAGTACCGTGGCCAGCGCGACCATGCGCCAGATGCGCTCGCTGCGCGTCGGCCCAGGGCGGGCGGCGGCCATCTGGCTGGCGAGGTCGGGCACCGCGCCGCGGCTGCGGCTGTCCTGGGAGTTCTTCAGGGCATCGAGGATGTAGGACATGAGCTTACTCCCGAGCCGTACTGCTCAGCAGCGGAATCCCCGACTCGGTCAGGGCACTCAGCTGGATGATGGTCTGCGGCCCCACCACGCCATCGGTCTGCAGGCGGTTCTGGTGCTGGAAGGCCAGCACCTGCAGCTGCAGCGGCTCGTCGTAGCGCTGGCGGCTGGCGGCTGGCATCGGTTTGCCCTGCAGACGCGCCAGGTTGTTCTCCAGCCAGGGCACCAGCGGACCGTAACCTTCGGGCCGCAACGGCGCGCTGTAACCGGGCGGCATGCGCCACAGCAGCAGGCGCGTACCGCTCATCCAGTTGCGCAGCTCGTTCAGTTCGACCCAGCGCTGCTCGCCGGCGATCTCCAGCCGGGCCAGCCCCCTGGCGCGGTCGATGCCGATCAGCGCCGCCTGGAAGTCCTGGCCACGGGCATTGAACAGGTTGACCACCGCCGGCAGGTTGTACTGCAGCAGGTCGTCCAGACCGCCCGGCTGCAGCAGGCAGGACAGGTTGTGCGCGCGCGCGAAGCTGCACAGTTGCGGCGCCATCTGCGGGTCGTAGCTCAGCCCCCAGCTGCGGAACAGCGCGCGATAGGCCAGCGCCTCGGTGGCGCCCAGGTCGGTACCCGCCGGCCATTGCCAGTCGCCCGGCGAGGACACCTGCGGAGCAGCGTCGACCGGCACTGCCGCGACCGTGGCCGCCACGGCAGGGGCCGGCTCTTCATCCAACGGCTCCACGACACCTTCCGGCAGCAGCGCTTCGCCGGTCGAGGTCGGCGCGGCCTGCTCGATCGGCTGGGCCGCCGGTGCCGCGACTGCCGTCGCGGCGGCGGCCGGCTCGGCACTGCCAGTCGCGGACTCGGCCACAGGTTTCTGCTCGGTCGCCACCGCCGGGGTAGCCAAGCTGCTGGCCGGCGTCGGCGTGGGCTGCAGCATGGCCTGCAGACGTGGCCACCCGCCATCGCCAGCCATGCCCGGCAACCACACCCCCAGCGCCAGCAACAGCAGCGCCGCCGCTGACCAGCTCGCCCAACGCGGCAACCGCCCCAGTCGCCCACCCACGGCCTCGCCCCCCCGCCCCAGCACCTCGGCAGCGGCGCGGCGCAACACCCCGCTGTCCACCGCGCGCCGGCGCTCGACGTAGGCACCGAGCAGCGCCCGGTCACAGATGATGTTGACCATGCGCGGCACGCCACCGGTCAGCCGGTGCAGGGTGCGCAGCGCGCCGGGGGTGAACAGTGGCGCCTCGCAGCCGCTGACGTTAAGGCGGTGGCTGACGTACTCGCGCAGCTCGGTCGGATTGAGCGCGTGCAGGTGGTAGCGGGCGGTGATGCGCTGGTTGAGCTGGCGCAGCTGCGGGCTGGACAGCTTCTCCAGCAGTTCGGGCTGGCCGATCAGGATGATCTGCAACAGCTTCTCGCTGCTGGTCTCCAGGTTGGTCAGCAGGCGGATCTGCTCCAGCGCATCGAGGCTCAGGTTCTGCGCCTCGTCGATGATCAGCACGGTATTCACGCCGCGCGCATGGCTTTCCAGCAGGTGGCCGTTCAACGCATCGATGTAGCCCTTGATGCGGTTCTCGCTGCGCTCGTAGCGGATCTTCAGCTCGTCGCAGATCGCCTCCAGCAACTCGCTGATGCTGTATTTCGGATTGAGGATGAAGGCGATTTCCGCAGTTTCTGGAATCTGCTCGAGCAAACAACGGCAAACCGTTGTTTTTCCAGTACCAATCTCCCCCGTCAACAGCACGAAGCCGCCATTGCAGTTGATCCCGTAGAGCAGGCTGGCGAGCGCCTCGCGGTGCTCGGCGCTCAGGTAGAGATAGCGGGGATCGGGCGCGATGGTGAACGGCAGTTCCGACAGTCCAAAGTATTTTTTGTACATGGTCATCAAGCCTCGCAACCTTCAATGACTATAGAAGTCCCCGAGGCGGTTTCCAGTGCCATACATCCACCCCCGGATGTAATGGCTCCTTGCCATCTCCTTTCGTCGGATTAACAGAAATTTATGTGACCTTGTTCTAGGTTTTTACAAAGGCGCAGTAACGGTATGGAGAAGTAGTAAAACCCCGTCGTTCCAGGTGTTCCGCGATGGCCTCAATGATCCCCCCCACCTCTGACTCACCTCGCCGCGCATTGCTGCTCGACCTCAGCCCCAACGAGACGCTTCCCGACTCGCTGCAGCTGAGCGATTGGTTCTTCGACCGCGCCACTTCGGTGGACGACGCCCAGGCCATGCTCAAGCAGCAGACCTATCGCGTCGGCGTCGCCCGGCTGACCGGCAACATGAAGGAAAGCCATGAGCGCGTCGAAACGCTGCTCGGCGCCAACGAACACCTGGCCTGGGTCGCGCTGGTGCGTCCCGGCGATCTCGAACGCCAGGACTTCCGCCAGCTGATCTACGAACACTTCTACGATTATTTCTCGCTGCCGCTGGGCGACAACCTGATCCACCTGCGTTACGCCCTCGGCCACCTCGACGGCATGTCGCGCCTGCGCGACCTGGAAAAAGCCACGCTGATGCCGGTCGAGGAGTTCCAGATGGTCGGCGGCAGCAAGCAGTTTCTCAGCATCTTCGAGCAGATCCGCCGGGTGGCCGGGGTCGATGCTCCGGTGCTGATCCGCGGCGAGACCGGGGTCGGCAAGGAGCTGATCGCCCGCGCCATCCACCAGCGCTCGCAGCACAGCGACGGCCCGTTCGTCGCGGTCAACTGCGGCGCCCTGCCGGAAACCCTGATCCACGCCGAGCTGTTCGGCTACGAGAAGGGCTCCTTCACCGGCGCCTACAAGCGCAAGATCGGCCGCATCGAAGCGGCGCAGAACGGCACCATCTTCCTCGACGAGATCGGCGATCTGCCGCAGCAGATGCAGGTGTACCTGCTGCGCTTCCTCGAACAGAAGACCATCGAGCGCCTCGGCGGCAACCAGAGCATCACCGTCAACGCGCGAGTCATCGCCGCCACCCACGTCAACCTCGAGCAGGCGGTGGCCGAAGGTCGCTTCCGCGAGGATCTGTATTACCGGCTTAACGTTCTCACCATCACGGTGCCGCGCCTGGCCGACCGCGGCACCGACATCGAGCTGCTGGCCCGCTACTTCCTGCACAAGTTCGGCAAGGAGTACGGCAGCACCAGCCGCGGCTTCACCCGCCAGGCGGTGGCGGCCATGCTGCACTACAGCTGGCCGGGCAATGTTCGCGAACTGATCAACTGCGTCCGCCGCGCCTTGGTGATGAGCGAGAACCGCATGATCACTCCCAAGGACCTCGGCCTGAGCGAGGCCGACGCGCTCGAGGCGCCAATGCCGCTGGAGGAAGCGCGGGCCCACGCCGAGGAGCTGGCGGTGCGCAGCAGCCTCAGCCACTGCATGAACAACGTCTCCAACGCCGCCAAACTGCTGGGGGTATCGCGGGTGACCCTGTACCGCATGATGGACAAATACGGCATCCGCTAGAGGTTTTGTAAGACATGTGGAACATTCGGCCCTCCGCGCGGGCAGAGGGCCGAATAAAATTCCTTGCCGATCAGCGACATGGATCTTTGGCGCGAGATTTGCTGCTATTCCATACGCACAGGAGGAATGGCAACCATGCTCGAGCCAGACCCAGACCTGTTCCGCGTCATGGCGCCAGTCGACAGCGGACGCAGCAGCACAGCCCACGGGCCGGAGACCGGTCAGACAGGCTTCCCGTTGTTCAGCGACGCGCCCTTCGTCGTCTGGTACCACCAGCACCGCAAGTCCCGTAGCCAGGGTCATATCCACCCCACCTGCCTGCCACCGATCCGTCTGTGGGACGAAGCCGAGGATCACGACCGCAAGTCTTGACCCGAAATCGACATCCCGCCCTGCCCACCGCCTGTTTGCGATAAGTGGTCATCATCGACACGCTGCGACCGCCTGTCAGCGCCCCGCTCTAACTCGTAGCCTTTCGGATCGCTCCGGAAAAGTTCCAGATCATTTCTTGATCAAAAACCACATTCCTTATGCCGGCTCTGTATAAAAAACGAGCAACTCGCGTGCTAGATTTCGCCCGCTTAACGCATGTACCAAGAATTGAACAGTGAGTGCATGTGGCGATTTACAGGAAATTCCCCGTTGCACAAGCAACGAACAGGGAGGTTGCGGGGCTGCTCGCTGGCGTTACAGCCATGCGGTCACGAGGGCTTTAACCGGGTAAGCACACCGACCCGATTTACCGATACCGACAGGCAGAAAGATTCCTCGCCGTGGCATTCCCCGGCCCCGCACTTCGACATCCCCCGGATGCCGCACCGCCAAGGGAGCAGTCTCCTCAGGGAGCGCCGTGCAGAGGATCTTTCTGACTGAATTCAGGAGAGATTCGTGCGCGTTTTCCGGCCCCGTTCCGTAACGTTCCTCGCCCTCGTGGCCCTCATCGGCAGCCTGACGCCGAACCTGCTGCTGGCCGACACCAGCCACACCCACGGCAGCGAGCAGAGGGCCGTCACACCCGCCGCCCGTCAATCCGCCAGCACCCGCACCGAAGAACTGGTGAGCCTGGTCAAGCGCTTGAAGAGCGCCGATGCCAGCCAGCGCGGCGCCTTGCGCTCGCAACTGCAGGCCAAGGTCGAGCAACGCCGCAGCCTGCTCGAGGAGCTGATCCAGACCCAGCCGTCCGAAGTGCTGCGCGTGGCCATTCCGGAGGACAAGCAGAAAGGCATGCCGCCCGAGGTGATCGCCCGTCTGGAGCAGCGTCTGGATCTGGAAGGAGAACTGGAAGTCTTCTACGAGGATTACGATGACGGCTCGCACAAGCTGCGCCATCTCATCAAGACCAGCTTCGGCGAACGCTTCGAGCTGCACTTCGCCGAGTCGCGCCGCGAGTGGCGCAGCGGCCTGAAGGTGCGCGCCCAGGGCTGGATGCTCGAGCGCCGCGGTAGCCAAAGCATCCAGGGCGACATCGCCCTGACCGACGATGACAACGGTCTGATGCTGGCCGATGGCGGCACCACCACCGCTACCACCCTCGCCGACATGCCCAATACCAAGGGCGCGCAGCGCACCCTGGCGATCCTGGTCAATTTCCAGGACGCGCCGAACGTCAAGCCCTGGACCGCCAGCGAAGCCAACAGCCTGATCTTCGGCAGCGTCAGCGACTTCTTCAAGGAAAACTCCAGCCAGCAGACCTGGCTGACCGGCAACGTCGCCGGCTGGTACACCATTCCGGTCAGCAGCACCTCGTGCGACGGCTTCACCATCCAGAACTATGCCAAGTCGTCGGCCCAGGCCAACGGCTTCGTACTCAGCAACTATGATCGCTTCCTGTTCATCTTCCCGCAGAACAGTGGGTGTAGTTACAGCGGCATGGGCCAGGTCGGCGCCTTCCCGTCCAGCGCCTGGATCCACAACAGCATGACCCTGCGCACCATCGGTCACGAGATGGGCCATAACCTCGGCCTGTACCACGCCCATGCCCGCGATTGCGGCAACACCACCCTGGGCAGCAGCTGCACCAGCCAGGATTACGGCGACACCGTCGACATCATGGGCTACAACGGCACTGTCGGGCACTTCAACGGCTTCAACAAGGAGCGTCTGGGCTGGCTGGCCAGCGGCAACATCATCAATGTCGCCAGCAGCGGCAGCTTCTACATCAAGCCGAACAGTGTCGCGACCAGCAGTGCCAAGGTACTGAAAATTCCCAATGGCACCGACTCCAGCGGCGCAGCCAGCTACTACTACGTCGAGTACCGCCAGCCGGTCGGCTTCGACGCCAAGATCACCGAGCGCGGGGTGATCGACACCACCAACATGTTCAACGGCGTGACTATTCGCCAGGCGAGCCCGAGCAACGGCAACAGCGGCTACCTGCTGGACATGACCGCCGGCAGTGACTTCATCGATATGAAGGACGCAGCCCTGACCGGCGGGCGCAACTTCACCGACAACGGCATCAGCATCACCACCCAGTCGACCGACTCCAGCCAGGCGCTGGTCACCGTCGATCTCGGCGCCTCCTCCGGCAGCGGCCAGACCTGCACCCGCAGCGCGCCGACGGTCAGCCTCAGCCCTGGCCAGAGCAGCTGGCTGACTGCCGGAAGCAGCTACACCTACACCGTATCGGTGACCAACAAGGACAGCAGCGGTTGCGCCAGCAGCAGCTTCAGCCTCGCTGCCAGCAAGCCGAGCGGCTGGAGCGCCAGCCTCGGCAGCGCCAGCCTGAGCCTGGCTCCGGGTGCCAGCGCCAGCACCACGCTGAAGGTCACCTCGCCGATCACCGCCACCGACGGCTTCTACACCATCGGCGCCAGCGCCACAGCCAACGCCCTGACCGGCAGCGGTAGTGCCAGCTTCGTGGTGGACAACCCGACCACCGCGACCAACCAGCCGCCCAAGGCAGTGAACGACAGCTCGCTGCTGAGCAGCGTCACTACGGTCAACGTCCCGGTACTGTCCAACGACAGCGACCCGGAAGGCGACAAGCTGAGCATCGTGTCCTTCACCCAGGGCAGCAAGGGCAGCGTCAGCCTCAACAGCGACGGCACCCTGCGCTACAGCCCGGCCAAGTCGTTCAAGTCCGGCGACCAGTTCAGCTATACCATCAGCGATGGTAAGAACAGCGCCAGCGCCACCGTGAGTGTCAGCCTGAACGTCACCACCACCGCCAGCAAAGGCAACGGTCGCTAAAAGCAACGAAGCGAAGCCACAAAAACCAAGCCACAAAAAAGGCGCAGGGTCACACCCTGCGCCTTTTGTCTTTCATCCGGGCCTGGCGCCATCCCTGGCGCCAGACGCTTCACTGCTCAGAACGAGTTGTCGTTCGGCAGATCGCAACCCAGGTTGTTGTAGCCATCCAGCGTCGAAGCCAGCGCCAGGATGGTGCCACGGTCCTTGGTGGCCAGAGCCGCGTTGACCTGCGTGATCACTTCCGAGGTCGTCAGCGGGAAGTCCACATCAGGATGGCCGGCGTTGAGCAGCGAGGCCACTGCAGCGCGCAGGAGAATCTGCGCAGCACCGACCAGGTTGGTGCCGCCCGGATAGCCCAGTGCTTCCATCAGGGTATCGTCGCCCAGTTGGTTGTTCAGCACGCCACTCGGCAGGCTGAAGACCGAACCGACCAGCTGGTTCGGGCTGTAGCCTACCCAGCTACCGGGGCTGTTCTTCCAGAAGCCGGGAGTGCAACCCTCGAACTCCGGCGGCGGCGGCGGCACATCGCAGGTAGCGCTGGCGGTGGCCGTGAAGGAGCCAGTCTCAAGGGCCCCGTTGGCGTTGGCTTCCACAGTGTTGGTCCAGGTACCGGTACCCGGGCTGTAGCTGCCGTTGTAGTTGGCGGAAGCTCCCGGAGCCAGATCGCCAAGGTTGAAGGTCTGGTCATCCAGCGGATCAGCCGGAGTACCGTTGTCGTCCACCACAGTCACACCCAGCAGGGCCACGTTGCCGGTGTTGCTCACCGTACCGTTGAACAGGATCGGCTGATCGTGGGCCATGGCGTCGGTGCACTGCTTGGTCACTGCGATCGACGGATTCAGGTCTGCGGCGCAACTGGCCGTTTCGGTATCCGACACAGCCTGGCTGGTCAGCATATCCACACCCGTTGCCGTCACCACATCCGTGGAGCTGGCACTGCTGCTGCTGAAGTTGCCGTTGAAGGGCAGCGAAGCACCGACCCCCAGGGTGGCATTGCTGATCAATGTCACGTCATCGCCGGAGTTGCCCGGGGTGCCGTTGTCGTCCACCACATTGACGTTCTGCAGCACTACATTACCGGTGTTGGTTACCGAACCAATGAACAGCACGTCGATAGCCGTACCGGCGCTATTGACGGTAGCCGTGCACTGCTTGCTCACCAGGATGGCCGGGTTCACATCGGCGGCGCAGGTGGCCGTCTCAGTGTCCGACACGACATCGCCGGTCAAGGCATCGGAAGCCGTAGCCGAAACCACATCCGTCGAGCTGGAGCCACTGCCACTGAAGTTGCCGCTGAAGGGCAACGAAGCCCCCACAGCCAGGGTGGCATTGTCGATCAGCGTCACGTCATCACCGGTGTTGCCCGGGGTGCCGTTGTCGTCGATCACGGTGACGTTGTTGAGGATCACGTTACCGTTGTTGGTCACCGAGCCGGTGAAGCTCACATCGATGCCGTCACCGCTGCTGTTCACGGTAGCCGTGCACTGCTTGGCCAGCAGGATGGACGGATTGGTATCCGCCAGGCAGGTGGCTTCGGCAGTGTCGCTCACTTCGACATCGGTCAGCACATCGGTACCGCTGGCCACCACATGGTCAGTGGAGGTGTTGCTGCCGGTTACCCCGAAGCCGCCGTTGTAGGGCATGGAAGCCCCGGCGTTGAGAGTGACCGGGCCAAGCACCGTCACATCGTCGCCCGGATCAGCCGTACCGTTGTCATCGACCACGGTGACGTTTTCCAGAGCCACGTTGCCGGTGTTGGTCACGGTGCCGTTGAACAGCACGTCGACGCCCGAGCCATCTTCCTTGAGGGTCGCGGAGCAGAACTTGTCGACTGTGATGGCCGGGCTGACCGTCGGCGAGCATGTGGCATCGGCGGTGGCCTCAACCGTGGCGGTGCCGCGCGAACCCGTGGCGGTTACCTGATCGGTGGCCGGAATCGCCGTGGTCTCGTAGCTGCCGCTGTACGGCTGGGTCTCACCCGGTTGCAGCGTGGCCGGTCCGAAGACCACCTGGTCGTCGCCGGTGTCGCCCGGGGTACCCATGTCGTCGGTCACAGTGACGTTGTTCAGCGCCAGACCGCCGTCGTTGGTGACCTCGCCGCTGAAGTTGACCACGACGCTGTTGCCGCCGTCCTGATCGTTCACCTCAGCTTCGCAAGTCTTGGTCACGGCGATGCTGCACAGGTCGAAATTGCCCAGCACGAAGTCCTTCAGCTGTGCGGTTTCCGAACGCGACGAACGGGTTTCAGCCAGGAAACTGCTGAAACACGGGGTTGCACCACCCAGCAGCCGGGTCACGTTGATGCCGCCCTCGAAGAAGCTCTCCTTGGGCAGGTCCGAAGCTGGACCGCTCTTCGGCGTGTAGTCCCAGGCCGGCTCATTGGTCAGGTTGTTGACGTTGGTGATGGCGCAGGCCAGCTTGTTGCCGGCGCCATCGCACTTGGCGTTGGTAGAGCTGTAAATCTCGTCGAGGTTGTCGGCCACGTTGTCGTTATCCGCGTCCGCCGGATCCCACTCGTAGACCTTGATTTCCGGCTGGGCGTTGGCGCCCTGGGGATACTCCACCAGGACCAGCAGGTCGCCCCGCTGATCGCCGTCACGCGCGGTATGCACGCCCTGGAAGGTGCCGTTTGGCCCCAGTCCCACATCGTCCTGGAAGAACCAGAAGCCGGCGAAGGCGTCGCCGTTGTTGGCATAACGGTCGAGACCGAAGTAGATGATCAGGTCACCGGCCTGATGTACGACCTGGCCGTTGTGGCTGACGTTGTTGGGGTTGATGTAGCCGGCAGCGTAGGCATTGGTGATGTCGTCCTTGTCCGGCACGTTGCCGTTGGTATGGCGCCACTCGCTGACGTCGTTGATGTCCTTCGAACCACCCTGGGTGTAGATGGTCAGCGGTGCCGGGTCAGCCAGGATGCCGGTCGAGGCGGCCGGAGTTCCCAAGTTGGTGCCCGTAAAAATGGAACCCCAGTCGTCACCAGGAGTGCCGCCAACATCCACCGTGTTGCCGTCCAGCTCAAACAACCCCGGAGGGTTGCCATCCACGGCGAACACTCCGGCCGCCGTCACTATTCCCGCTACCACGGCCGCGCTGAGCAGGCTTCGAGGTAGCGTGCGCAGGAACTTGTGCGTGTGCATCGCATCTTTCCTCCCTCCCGGCCAGCTCCTTGCCAGCGGAAGTCGCAGCAACCCCGTCGCAACTGGACCTGGTTATCCCTTACCCGCCAACTACTGTGCAGCGTCGGGGCACGTTTGCCATCGGTTCCCGCTCTCAGATGCACCACGTGTTTCGCACCACCGAGCAGCGACCGAAACCGGAGGTCCGCAAACCCCCTCGCACCCCTATATTCAATTATCGGGCCATGTCATTAAGCGCTTGATTAATCTGAACTATTTTGTCGCGACGAGGTCGATTGCTAGTTTCGGGGGGTGTGCGCCGGTCATGGCAGCGCTTTCCTGTCCCAGCCCTGAAACAGATCGCGGGGCTTGGCGGCCGGAAATCGGGCCGGAACCCAGTGAACATGCGGTCCGGCGGCCCGGGGGGCATCGAGTGCGCTTGTTCATTCGATGTAACAAAAGGTTGCCAAAGCTGTATCGCACGACCATTGGTCGACTAACAGCAAAGTGCCATCACCCCATCCCCAAGCGCGGAACCGCCCTGGGACGGGCATTCCATGCGGC harbors:
- a CDS encoding sigma-54 dependent transcriptional regulator, with the translated sequence MASMIPPTSDSPRRALLLDLSPNETLPDSLQLSDWFFDRATSVDDAQAMLKQQTYRVGVARLTGNMKESHERVETLLGANEHLAWVALVRPGDLERQDFRQLIYEHFYDYFSLPLGDNLIHLRYALGHLDGMSRLRDLEKATLMPVEEFQMVGGSKQFLSIFEQIRRVAGVDAPVLIRGETGVGKELIARAIHQRSQHSDGPFVAVNCGALPETLIHAELFGYEKGSFTGAYKRKIGRIEAAQNGTIFLDEIGDLPQQMQVYLLRFLEQKTIERLGGNQSITVNARVIAATHVNLEQAVAEGRFREDLYYRLNVLTITVPRLADRGTDIELLARYFLHKFGKEYGSTSRGFTRQAVAAMLHYSWPGNVRELINCVRRALVMSENRMITPKDLGLSEADALEAPMPLEEARAHAEELAVRSSLSHCMNNVSNAAKLLGVSRVTLYRMMDKYGIR
- a CDS encoding Ig-like domain-containing protein, which gives rise to MRVFRPRSVTFLALVALIGSLTPNLLLADTSHTHGSEQRAVTPAARQSASTRTEELVSLVKRLKSADASQRGALRSQLQAKVEQRRSLLEELIQTQPSEVLRVAIPEDKQKGMPPEVIARLEQRLDLEGELEVFYEDYDDGSHKLRHLIKTSFGERFELHFAESRREWRSGLKVRAQGWMLERRGSQSIQGDIALTDDDNGLMLADGGTTTATTLADMPNTKGAQRTLAILVNFQDAPNVKPWTASEANSLIFGSVSDFFKENSSQQTWLTGNVAGWYTIPVSSTSCDGFTIQNYAKSSAQANGFVLSNYDRFLFIFPQNSGCSYSGMGQVGAFPSSAWIHNSMTLRTIGHEMGHNLGLYHAHARDCGNTTLGSSCTSQDYGDTVDIMGYNGTVGHFNGFNKERLGWLASGNIINVASSGSFYIKPNSVATSSAKVLKIPNGTDSSGAASYYYVEYRQPVGFDAKITERGVIDTTNMFNGVTIRQASPSNGNSGYLLDMTAGSDFIDMKDAALTGGRNFTDNGISITTQSTDSSQALVTVDLGASSGSGQTCTRSAPTVSLSPGQSSWLTAGSSYTYTVSVTNKDSSGCASSSFSLAASKPSGWSASLGSASLSLAPGASASTTLKVTSPITATDGFYTIGASATANALTGSGSASFVVDNPTTATNQPPKAVNDSSLLSSVTTVNVPVLSNDSDPEGDKLSIVSFTQGSKGSVSLNSDGTLRYSPAKSFKSGDQFSYTISDGKNSASATVSVSLNVTTTASKGNGR
- a CDS encoding DUF7507 domain-containing protein, translating into MHTHKFLRTLPRSLLSAAVVAGIVTAAGVFAVDGNPPGLFELDGNTVDVGGTPGDDWGSIFTGTNLGTPAASTGILADPAPLTIYTQGGSKDINDVSEWRHTNGNVPDKDDITNAYAAGYINPNNVSHNGQVVHQAGDLIIYFGLDRYANNGDAFAGFWFFQDDVGLGPNGTFQGVHTARDGDQRGDLLVLVEYPQGANAQPEIKVYEWDPADADNDNVADNLDEIYSSTNAKCDGAGNKLACAITNVNNLTNEPAWDYTPKSGPASDLPKESFFEGGINVTRLLGGATPCFSSFLAETRSSRSETAQLKDFVLGNFDLCSIAVTKTCEAEVNDQDGGNSVVVNFSGEVTNDGGLALNNVTVTDDMGTPGDTGDDQVVFGPATLQPGETQPYSGSYETTAIPATDQVTATGSRGTATVEATADATCSPTVSPAITVDKFCSATLKEDGSGVDVLFNGTVTNTGNVALENVTVVDDNGTADPGDDVTVLGPVTLNAGASMPYNGGFGVTGSNTSTDHVVASGTDVLTDVEVSDTAEATCLADTNPSILLAKQCTATVNSSGDGIDVSFTGSVTNNGNVILNNVTVIDDNGTPGNTGDDVTLIDNATLAVGASLPFSGNFSGSGSSSTDVVSATASDALTGDVVSDTETATCAADVNPAILVSKQCTATVNSAGTAIDVLFIGSVTNTGNVVLQNVNVVDDNGTPGNSGDDVTLISNATLGVGASLPFNGNFSSSSASSTDVVTATGVDMLTSQAVSDTETASCAADLNPSIAVTKQCTDAMAHDQPILFNGTVSNTGNVALLGVTVVDDNGTPADPLDDQTFNLGDLAPGASANYNGSYSPGTGTWTNTVEANANGALETGSFTATASATCDVPPPPPEFEGCTPGFWKNSPGSWVGYSPNQLVGSVFSLPSGVLNNQLGDDTLMEALGYPGGTNLVGAAQILLRAAVASLLNAGHPDVDFPLTTSEVITQVNAALATKDRGTILALASTLDGYNNLGCDLPNDNSF